A part of Aquibium oceanicum genomic DNA contains:
- a CDS encoding IS3 family transposase (programmed frameshift), whose translation MKRKRFTEEQIIGVLREHEAGAKAGDLARKHGVSEATLYNWKAKYGGMDVSDAKRLRALEDENGRLKNLLAEQMLEASALRELLFKKMVGPAAKREAVAHLQAVMGLSERRACSIVGADRTMIRYQSCRAPETELRGRLRDLANERRRFGYRRLFILLRREGEPSGINRIYRLYREEGLTVRKRRARRRAVGTRAPILVEARPNARWSLDFVHDQFACGRRFRVLNIVDDVTRECLGAIPDTSISGRRVARELTDLISRRGKPDMIVSDHGTEFTSNAILAWSKDHRVEWHYIAPGKPMQNGYVESFNGRMRDELLNESLFFGLDHARNAIAEWRQDFNSARPHSSLGYQTPAAFAGTLAATASDASLDKGFASPPVARTAPYGVTETAKALTAAG comes from the exons ATGAAGCGAAAGCGATTTACGGAAGAGCAGATCATCGGGGTTCTACGCGAGCACGAGGCGGGTGCGAAGGCAGGTGACCTGGCCCGCAAGCACGGGGTCTCTGAGGCGACGCTGTATAACTGGAAGGCGAAGTATGGCGGCATGGACGTGTCCGACGCCAAGCGCCTGAGGGCTTTGGAAGACGAGAACGGGAGGCTGAAGAACCTGCTCGCCGAGCAGATGCTGGAAGCCTCGGCCCTTCGCGAGCTCCTGT TCAAAAAAATGGTAGGGCCCGCCGCCAAGCGCGAAGCCGTCGCGCATCTGCAGGCCGTCATGGGTCTGTCGGAGCGTCGGGCCTGTTCCATCGTCGGTGCCGATCGCACGATGATCCGCTACCAGTCGTGCCGGGCGCCGGAGACCGAACTGCGCGGCCGGCTGCGCGATCTCGCCAACGAGCGCCGGCGTTTCGGCTATCGGCGCCTGTTCATCCTGCTGCGGCGCGAGGGCGAGCCATCAGGGATCAACCGCATCTATCGGCTCTACCGCGAGGAGGGGCTGACAGTGCGCAAGCGCCGGGCGCGGCGACGCGCGGTGGGCACGCGGGCGCCGATCCTGGTCGAGGCGAGGCCGAACGCGCGTTGGTCGCTGGACTTCGTGCACGACCAGTTTGCCTGCGGGCGGCGGTTCCGCGTGCTCAACATCGTCGACGACGTGACCCGCGAATGCCTGGGCGCCATCCCCGACACGTCGATCTCCGGTCGTCGGGTGGCCCGTGAGCTGACCGATCTGATCAGCCGTCGCGGCAAGCCGGACATGATCGTTTCCGACCACGGCACGGAGTTCACCTCGAACGCGATCCTCGCCTGGTCGAAGGATCATCGCGTCGAATGGCACTACATCGCGCCGGGCAAGCCCATGCAAAACGGTTACGTCGAATCCTTCAACGGCCGGATGCGCGACGAACTCCTGAACGAGAGCCTGTTCTTCGGCCTCGACCACGCCCGCAACGCCATCGCCGAGTGGCGGCAGGACTTCAACTCTGCGAGACCTCATTCCTCGCTCGGATACCAGACCCCGGCGGCCTTCGCCGGAACTCTCGCCGCAACCGCCTCCGACGCTTCGCTCGATAAGGGCTTCGCGTCTCCACCGGTTGCTCGAACCGCGCCCTACGGCGTAACAGAAACGGCCAAGGCTCTAACCGCCGCTGGATGA
- a CDS encoding GFA family protein, with the protein MERKLAAIMAADVVGFSGLVANDEEGTLARLERLVNNVITIQIEAHRGRVFKTLGDGVLAEFSSTIEAIHSAIGIQKMAALDAHRSGDRNPLRLRIGVSVGDVVLQGTDLLGEGVNAAARLQAYADPGGIAISGEAMSQVRGKVEVEFEELGYKKLKENDAPVRVYKSGHNAGPAQGLFDFSQEMLSSNLIKGGCLCGSIRLEISMPPISTGYCHCRICQKLTGSAMSTWTAFPASAVHFPAAVPRYYASSPIAERGFCPDCGSSLTYRLIAPRPAAYLVVFTAALDEPQNFPPAVHGGIESRMPWLEILDDLPRTTCSESRVLQEAWSSVGLPDPQTWGPGAKPPKTF; encoded by the coding sequence ATGGAGCGTAAACTCGCCGCCATTATGGCCGCTGACGTTGTTGGCTTCTCGGGACTGGTCGCCAATGACGAGGAAGGCACGCTCGCCCGGTTGGAGCGGCTGGTGAACAACGTCATCACCATTCAAATCGAAGCGCATCGCGGCCGCGTCTTCAAGACACTGGGAGACGGTGTGCTGGCGGAATTCTCCAGCACGATCGAAGCTATCCATAGCGCAATCGGGATCCAGAAGATGGCTGCTCTCGATGCGCATAGATCCGGAGATCGCAATCCGCTGCGTCTGCGCATCGGAGTTTCCGTCGGCGACGTCGTTCTGCAGGGAACGGATCTTCTTGGTGAGGGCGTCAATGCTGCTGCCCGCCTACAAGCCTACGCTGATCCCGGAGGCATCGCGATTTCCGGCGAGGCAATGTCGCAGGTTCGAGGCAAGGTCGAGGTCGAGTTCGAGGAGCTTGGCTACAAGAAACTCAAGGAGAATGACGCGCCGGTCCGGGTCTACAAGAGCGGACACAATGCAGGCCCTGCACAGGGGCTCTTTGATTTCAGCCAGGAAATGCTCTCAAGCAACCTCATCAAGGGAGGTTGTCTGTGCGGCTCCATCAGACTTGAAATCAGCATGCCGCCCATAAGCACCGGCTACTGTCACTGTCGGATTTGTCAAAAACTGACAGGCTCGGCAATGAGCACATGGACGGCATTTCCAGCATCGGCGGTTCATTTTCCGGCGGCCGTGCCACGCTACTATGCATCCTCGCCGATAGCAGAGCGCGGGTTCTGCCCTGATTGTGGATCCAGCCTCACCTACCGACTGATCGCGCCGCGACCTGCGGCCTATCTGGTCGTCTTCACGGCCGCTCTCGATGAGCCGCAAAATTTTCCTCCAGCAGTTCACGGCGGGATCGAAAGCAGAATGCCGTGGCTCGAAATCCTGGACGACCTGCCCCGAACCACCTGCTCCGAATCGCGGGTCCTGCAAGAAGCCTGGTCATCGGTGGGTCTACCGGATCCGCAGACGTGGGGTCCAGGAGCGAAGCCGCCGAAGACATTTTGA
- a CDS encoding sensor histidine kinase: protein MTFFEWLQFVYDICGGQTTIENWRPIAIGSNLAIAIAYFWIPLDMAIVFRRWQREIPFPWLWTGFVAFILACGATHVVHAFHVVRSDLAYSTPEIVVMVMTALISLGTAAGFTVILPRVMKFTAPSEMQRRLQEAVDAATADLEKALAQERLLLREVHHRVKNNLQVTASMVNLHIRRSRQSDTTDLAALRDRITAMADVHSQLQEAGVGAFSVRSFATELCRKLAVSFGRPDVACRVTGADLDIPFERATPLALVMNEVVSNVFKHAFADGGGSRITIELEEADGTETIRVVDDGAGMPDGDRQGGIGLTLIESLAVQLGGSVEWQRGPDGGTVFSMRMRHAVDEGSSRQPRSAARGTTPLGPAAPSPGIA, encoded by the coding sequence ATGACGTTCTTCGAGTGGCTGCAGTTCGTCTACGACATCTGCGGCGGTCAGACCACGATCGAGAATTGGCGGCCGATCGCGATCGGCTCCAATCTGGCCATTGCGATCGCCTATTTCTGGATTCCCCTCGACATGGCGATCGTGTTTCGCCGCTGGCAGCGGGAAATCCCGTTTCCTTGGCTGTGGACCGGCTTCGTCGCCTTCATCCTGGCCTGCGGCGCCACCCACGTCGTACATGCCTTTCACGTGGTGCGCAGCGATCTTGCCTATTCGACGCCGGAGATCGTCGTCATGGTCATGACCGCGCTGATCTCGCTGGGGACCGCGGCCGGTTTCACCGTCATACTGCCGCGGGTCATGAAGTTCACCGCTCCCTCTGAGATGCAGCGTCGTCTGCAGGAGGCGGTCGATGCCGCCACGGCCGACCTGGAAAAGGCACTGGCGCAGGAGCGGCTCCTGCTGCGCGAGGTGCATCACCGGGTCAAGAACAACCTTCAGGTCACGGCGAGCATGGTGAACCTGCACATTCGCCGTTCGCGACAGAGCGACACCACGGACCTCGCCGCGCTTCGCGATCGAATCACCGCCATGGCGGACGTGCACTCCCAGCTCCAGGAGGCCGGTGTCGGGGCGTTCTCGGTCCGGTCCTTCGCAACCGAGCTCTGCCGCAAGCTGGCGGTTTCCTTCGGGCGCCCGGACGTGGCGTGCCGCGTCACCGGCGCCGACCTCGACATTCCGTTCGAGCGCGCCACGCCGCTGGCGCTGGTCATGAACGAAGTCGTTTCGAACGTCTTCAAGCATGCCTTCGCCGACGGCGGGGGCAGCCGGATCACCATCGAGCTCGAGGAAGCCGACGGCACCGAGACGATCAGGGTCGTCGACGATGGGGCGGGCATGCCGGACGGCGACCGCCAGGGCGGGATCGGGCTCACCCTCATCGAATCGCTCGCCGTACAGCTCGGCGGAAGCGTCGAGTGGCAGCGCGGCCCCGATGGTGGAACGGTGTTTTCGATGCGCATGCGGCACGCCGTCGACGAAGGAAGCAGCAGGCAGCCCAGATCCGCCGCGCGCGGGACCACACCTCTCGGCCCCGCCGCCCCGAGCCCCGGCATCGCTTGA
- a CDS encoding MAPEG family protein, translated as MDISLQNPLLATYAVAACVMILKVVGMSWLMVWRMIQEKGGYRSPEDLRKTRLNPNPDPKQIEPNEQVERIRRIHQNDLENIPFFLVAGFLFILTDPPLWLAWLILYGYVASRLLHFAAYFTAQTHDMRANLWTVGSLILTFMTLWSLVAALAA; from the coding sequence ATGGACATCAGCTTGCAGAATCCACTCTTGGCGACCTACGCCGTCGCCGCCTGCGTGATGATTCTCAAAGTCGTAGGAATGTCATGGCTGATGGTCTGGCGAATGATCCAGGAGAAAGGCGGCTACCGTTCGCCTGAGGATTTGCGCAAGACGCGGCTCAATCCCAATCCGGACCCGAAGCAGATAGAGCCGAACGAACAAGTCGAGCGAATCCGCCGCATTCACCAGAACGACCTGGAGAATATACCCTTTTTCCTGGTTGCTGGTTTCTTGTTTATACTGACCGACCCGCCGCTCTGGCTGGCTTGGCTTATACTCTACGGCTACGTCGCCTCCAGGCTTCTGCATTTTGCAGCATACTTTACTGCTCAAACCCATGACATGCGCGCCAATCTGTGGACGGTCGGGTCATTGATCCTGACCTTCATGACGCTGTGGTCGCTGGTGGCGGCTTTGGCAGCCTGA
- a CDS encoding N-6 DNA methylase gives MNVRPVPTAVIVQQGKLLDFIDGLTQRNETPEEYVRQEIAKSLVREYGYQRAEIAVEFTLNLGSRKPRADLVIFNPDDLHNQDRARLIIECKSQKVKSSDRTDGVGQLKSYMAACPNVGYGMWTNGLERFCYRRVNKDGGVSFDEIPDIPSKGRSEDEVERPRFDQLKAASSDALLFAFRRCHNYIAGNQGLQKSEAFWELLKIIFCKIHDERSSNEVEFFATSKERHNMNGQSKVIRRVGKLFEDVKSEYSTIFRENEEIVLTPEVLSYIVTQLQMYSLLESDIDVKGRAYEEIVGSNLRGDRGEFFTPRNICQMAVTMLDPGERHIVMDPACGTGGFLITAMNYVIDKIRETEIDKWGGNVERAETAIRARVQRFAQAYIIGTDLNPHLVKASKMNMVMNNDGAGGLFQANSLQSPARWDDGLRSRQVMGQIDLLFTNPPFGSKIPIDDPVILESYDLGHAWTYDAKTDKWTMRNDVQKSQPPEILFIERCVRLLKPGTGRCAIVLPDGILGSPGAGYVREWILKHTRVLASIDLHPDTFQPHVSVQTSVLVLQRKTQEEISVEAAAGRFNDYQVFMAVANHIGHDKRGNITYVRDRTGNEIVEEIEEQTKEYEDGKPVYKRQRTQKKVIDDNTLQIAQAFRTWLSEQD, from the coding sequence ATGAACGTCAGGCCGGTACCGACCGCAGTAATCGTTCAACAGGGCAAACTCCTTGACTTTATCGATGGCCTGACGCAGCGTAATGAGACGCCCGAGGAATACGTCCGTCAAGAAATCGCAAAGTCGCTCGTCCGCGAATACGGATACCAGAGAGCAGAAATAGCGGTCGAATTCACTCTGAACCTCGGATCACGGAAGCCTCGTGCTGATCTGGTGATCTTCAATCCTGATGACCTCCATAATCAGGACAGAGCCCGACTTATTATTGAGTGTAAGTCGCAGAAAGTAAAATCCAGCGACCGCACTGACGGCGTCGGCCAGCTCAAGAGCTATATGGCTGCGTGTCCTAACGTTGGCTACGGGATGTGGACCAACGGCTTAGAACGATTCTGCTACCGGCGCGTGAACAAGGACGGCGGTGTTTCCTTCGACGAAATCCCGGACATACCAAGTAAGGGGAGAAGCGAGGATGAGGTCGAGAGACCTCGATTCGATCAGCTCAAGGCGGCTTCTTCAGACGCTCTCCTTTTCGCCTTCCGGCGCTGCCACAACTATATCGCCGGAAACCAAGGACTACAGAAATCCGAGGCATTTTGGGAACTGCTAAAAATCATCTTCTGCAAGATCCATGACGAACGCAGTTCAAACGAAGTGGAGTTCTTCGCAACGTCGAAAGAACGTCACAACATGAATGGCCAGTCCAAGGTCATAAGGCGAGTGGGAAAACTTTTCGAGGATGTTAAGTCCGAGTACAGCACAATTTTTCGCGAGAATGAGGAAATAGTTCTAACGCCGGAAGTTTTGTCATATATCGTTACGCAGCTGCAGATGTACTCTCTTTTAGAGAGTGACATTGACGTGAAAGGGCGTGCATACGAGGAAATCGTAGGGTCGAATCTTCGGGGCGATCGTGGAGAGTTCTTCACGCCGCGCAACATCTGTCAGATGGCAGTGACGATGCTTGACCCTGGCGAGCGTCACATCGTCATGGACCCAGCTTGCGGAACAGGCGGCTTCCTGATCACAGCAATGAACTACGTGATCGACAAAATTAGGGAAACCGAGATCGACAAGTGGGGCGGCAACGTCGAACGCGCTGAAACAGCAATCCGCGCCCGCGTTCAGCGGTTCGCCCAAGCGTACATCATCGGGACCGACCTGAATCCCCACCTGGTCAAAGCCTCTAAGATGAACATGGTCATGAACAATGACGGCGCTGGTGGTCTCTTTCAGGCTAACTCACTCCAATCCCCGGCTCGCTGGGACGATGGACTTCGCAGCCGGCAGGTCATGGGGCAGATCGACCTGCTCTTCACAAACCCGCCGTTCGGCTCTAAGATTCCCATCGACGATCCGGTAATCCTTGAATCATACGACTTAGGTCACGCGTGGACCTACGACGCCAAGACCGACAAGTGGACAATGCGCAACGACGTGCAAAAGTCCCAGCCTCCGGAAATCCTTTTCATCGAACGCTGCGTCCGCCTACTGAAGCCGGGTACAGGGCGCTGTGCAATAGTTCTACCAGATGGCATCCTTGGCTCGCCGGGGGCAGGCTACGTACGCGAATGGATTCTGAAGCACACCCGCGTGCTTGCTAGTATCGATCTCCACCCCGACACTTTCCAGCCGCATGTTTCGGTTCAGACCAGCGTTCTTGTTCTTCAGCGCAAGACACAGGAGGAGATTTCTGTCGAAGCGGCGGCGGGTCGGTTCAATGACTACCAAGTGTTTATGGCCGTCGCGAACCATATCGGGCACGACAAGCGGGGCAACATAACCTACGTCCGCGACCGGACGGGCAACGAAATTGTCGAGGAGATCGAAGAGCAGACCAAAGAGTACGAAGACGGCAAGCCTGTCTACAAGCGCCAGCGCACACAGAAGAAGGTTATCGACGACAACACCCTCCAAATTGCACAGGCTTTTAGAACATGGCTGTCAGAGCAAGATTAG
- a CDS encoding tyrosine-type recombinase/integrase, with product MASLQRRNDKWQARVRRIGHAPRSKNFINRADALRWIRQTEQELDRTGLAYDPSSLERTTVADLLRRYVRDVTPGKRGHASEAKRIEVFLRYDWTKLSLARITPQAFTRHRDKRLGEVEAGTVIRELGLLRTVFEVARREWDIPLQANPLANVRKPKAATGRNRRLRADELAALLAACAEGRTKWLEPGIRLAIETGMRRGELLNMRCADLDLPLNFHPAAVRALAVSVTP from the coding sequence ATGGCTTCCCTACAGAGACGAAACGACAAGTGGCAGGCCCGTGTGCGACGTATCGGACACGCCCCCCGGTCAAAGAACTTCATCAACCGTGCCGACGCGCTGCGCTGGATACGGCAGACCGAACAAGAGCTGGACCGTACCGGGCTTGCTTACGACCCTTCAAGCTTGGAGCGCACAACCGTAGCTGACCTATTGCGTCGCTATGTACGGGACGTGACGCCGGGCAAGCGCGGTCATGCGTCGGAAGCCAAGCGGATAGAGGTATTCCTACGCTACGACTGGACCAAGCTGTCCTTGGCGCGGATCACGCCACAGGCATTCACCCGGCACAGAGACAAGCGGCTTGGAGAGGTCGAGGCGGGGACCGTCATACGGGAGTTGGGCCTGTTGCGCACTGTGTTTGAGGTCGCGCGGCGAGAATGGGACATACCCTTGCAGGCGAACCCTCTCGCCAACGTCCGCAAGCCCAAGGCCGCTACCGGACGCAACAGACGGCTTCGCGCAGACGAGCTAGCGGCGCTCCTAGCCGCTTGTGCGGAAGGCCGGACCAAGTGGCTGGAACCGGGTATCCGGTTGGCTATCGAAACTGGCATGCGGCGCGGTGAACTTCTCAACATGCGGTGTGCCGACCTTGACCTGCCACTGAACTTTCATCCAGCGGCGGTTAGAGCCTTGGCCGTTTCTGTTACGCCGTAG
- a CDS encoding fasciclin domain-containing protein: MKSIKLALVAAVSLAFVAQAKAADIVDTAVEAGSFTTLVAAVQAAGLVDTLKGEGPFTVFAPTDEAFAALPEGTVENLLKPENKDQLTAILTYHVVPGKVMSSDLTDDMMAKTVQGGEIKIDLDNGVMVNDATVVTADVSADNGVIHVIDKVIMPPM, from the coding sequence ATGAAAAGCATCAAGCTCGCTCTGGTCGCAGCCGTGTCATTGGCGTTCGTCGCCCAGGCCAAGGCCGCCGATATCGTCGATACTGCTGTCGAGGCGGGATCATTCACAACCCTTGTTGCCGCTGTCCAAGCCGCGGGGCTTGTGGACACGCTCAAGGGCGAAGGGCCTTTCACGGTCTTCGCCCCGACTGACGAAGCCTTTGCCGCCCTGCCCGAAGGGACGGTCGAGAACCTGCTCAAGCCAGAGAACAAGGACCAGCTGACGGCGATCCTCACCTACCACGTTGTGCCGGGCAAGGTGATGTCGTCCGATCTGACCGACGACATGATGGCGAAGACCGTGCAAGGCGGCGAGATAAAGATCGATCTCGACAACGGCGTCATGGTGAATGACGCAACCGTCGTCACTGCGGACGTTTCGGCCGACAACGGCGTCATCCACGTGATCGACAAGGTCATCATGCCTCCGATGTGA
- a CDS encoding histone deacetylase family protein: MKTVFSPKHAGHAGNLELLAGEMLPAFEMPSRAEFIRGRIETVGLGPILAPEPFDLASAGKVHDAGYLNFLPTVWDRWAAEGRGGTALPFAWPTRGLRGDVPPQAVEALHGYYSFDGGAGFVAGTWEAIKSSHDTALTAAALVNGGERAVFALCRPPGHHAGSSFMGGYCYVNNAAVAAQWLRDQGAGRVSILDIDYHHGNGTQQIFYRRGDVQVLNLHADPMVEYPFFLGHADERGEGEGEGFNHNYPMPFGTAWERWSEALEDACARLAAFTPDVVVVSLGVDTFEKDPISKFRLVTEDFPKIGRRIAALGLPTLIVMEGGYAVEEIGVNAVGVLTGFEDA, from the coding sequence TTGAAAACCGTATTTTCACCGAAGCATGCCGGGCACGCCGGAAACCTGGAACTCTTGGCCGGCGAGATGCTGCCGGCCTTCGAGATGCCGTCGCGCGCCGAGTTCATCCGCGGGCGCATCGAAACGGTGGGGCTCGGCCCGATCCTCGCCCCCGAGCCCTTCGATCTCGCCAGTGCCGGGAAGGTTCACGATGCCGGCTATCTTAACTTCCTGCCGACCGTCTGGGACCGCTGGGCGGCCGAGGGCCGCGGCGGAACCGCCCTGCCCTTCGCGTGGCCCACGCGAGGCCTTCGCGGCGACGTGCCGCCACAGGCGGTGGAGGCGCTGCACGGCTACTATTCCTTCGACGGGGGCGCCGGCTTCGTGGCAGGTACGTGGGAGGCGATCAAGTCGTCCCACGACACGGCCCTCACCGCCGCGGCGCTGGTGAATGGTGGCGAACGCGCGGTCTTCGCGCTCTGCCGTCCGCCCGGACATCACGCCGGTTCCTCCTTCATGGGCGGCTACTGCTACGTCAACAATGCCGCCGTCGCCGCGCAATGGCTGCGCGATCAGGGGGCCGGGAGGGTCTCCATCCTCGACATCGACTATCACCACGGCAACGGAACCCAGCAGATCTTCTATCGCCGGGGCGACGTGCAAGTGCTCAACCTCCATGCCGATCCGATGGTGGAGTACCCGTTCTTTCTCGGCCATGCCGACGAGCGTGGAGAAGGCGAGGGCGAGGGCTTCAACCACAACTACCCCATGCCTTTCGGCACCGCGTGGGAGCGCTGGAGCGAAGCCCTGGAGGATGCCTGCGCGCGCCTTGCCGCGTTCACACCGGACGTTGTCGTCGTGTCGCTCGGCGTCGATACCTTCGAGAAGGATCCGATCTCGAAGTTCAGATTGGTCACGGAGGATTTTCCGAAGATCGGCCGGCGCATCGCCGCGCTCGGGCTGCCGACCCTGATCGTCATGGAGGGCGGCTATGCGGTGGAAGAGATCGGCGTCAACGCCGTCGGCGTCCTGACCGGCTTTGAAGACGCCTGA
- a CDS encoding monovalent cation:proton antiporter-2 (CPA2) family protein, whose protein sequence is MAGEASGGELIQVVALLGAGVVAVPIFKRLGLGSILGYLAAGLAIGPFGLRLFDDPEAILHVAELGVVMFLFIIGLEMRPSRLWSLRTEIFGLGLLQAGLCALLLTAVGLAGGFGIVPSFVAGAGFVLTSTAIVMQLLEERGQMASTRGQRIVSILLLEDLAIVPLLALIAFLAPGGGEVSTAERLTDVAIGIGAIAGLIVAGRYLLNPLFRILADAHAREVMTAAALLVVLGSALAMQLGGLSMAMGAFLAGVLLSESTFRHQLEADVEPFRGILLGLFFLAVGMSLDLTVVLANWGMIALYVVAYMLVKAAGIYAVARLLRHGHSEALERAVLMAQGGEFAFVLYAAAASVGIIDAEANAVLTAIVIISMVITPIAILGLRFVLPRDEQTLEGVEIADGLDGSVLVIGFGRFGQVASQPLLLQGMDVSIIDNDVEMIQAAADFGFKVYYGDGTRLDILHTAGAGRARAVLVCVDKPETALRIVEHLKTEFPLTPVLARAFDRGAALDLIHAGVDYQIRETFESALSFGRETLMTLGTDKDEAAELIDEVRRRDGERFEMQLSGGMYAGTGLLKGNTPTPTPLSQPRKPGQVMNPVPPAPETDAAER, encoded by the coding sequence ATGGCCGGAGAGGCGAGCGGCGGCGAGTTGATCCAGGTTGTCGCCCTCCTCGGGGCGGGCGTCGTGGCCGTGCCGATCTTCAAGCGATTGGGGCTCGGCTCGATCCTCGGCTACCTCGCCGCCGGTCTGGCGATCGGCCCGTTCGGGCTGCGCCTGTTCGACGATCCGGAGGCGATCCTGCACGTCGCGGAACTCGGCGTGGTGATGTTCCTCTTCATCATCGGGCTCGAGATGCGACCGTCGCGGCTGTGGAGCCTGCGCACCGAGATCTTCGGCCTTGGCCTGCTGCAGGCCGGGCTATGCGCCCTTCTGCTTACCGCCGTAGGACTGGCCGGCGGTTTCGGCATAGTCCCCTCCTTCGTGGCGGGCGCCGGCTTCGTGCTCACCTCGACGGCGATCGTGATGCAGCTTCTCGAAGAACGCGGCCAGATGGCGAGTACGCGCGGCCAGCGGATCGTCTCGATCCTGCTCCTGGAAGACCTCGCCATCGTGCCGTTGCTCGCCCTCATCGCCTTCCTGGCGCCCGGCGGCGGCGAGGTCTCGACGGCTGAGCGGCTGACGGACGTGGCGATCGGCATCGGGGCGATCGCCGGGTTGATCGTTGCCGGTCGCTATTTGCTCAACCCGCTGTTCCGTATCCTCGCAGACGCCCATGCGCGGGAGGTGATGACGGCGGCGGCGCTGCTGGTCGTGCTCGGCTCCGCACTTGCCATGCAGCTCGGCGGGCTCTCGATGGCGATGGGCGCCTTCCTCGCCGGCGTGCTCCTGTCGGAATCGACCTTCCGACACCAGCTCGAGGCCGACGTCGAACCTTTCCGCGGCATACTCCTGGGTCTTTTCTTCCTCGCCGTCGGCATGTCGCTCGACCTCACCGTCGTGCTGGCGAACTGGGGAATGATCGCGCTCTACGTGGTCGCCTACATGCTGGTGAAGGCGGCCGGCATCTACGCCGTCGCGCGTCTCCTGCGCCACGGCCATTCGGAAGCGCTGGAACGCGCCGTGCTGATGGCACAGGGCGGCGAGTTCGCCTTCGTGCTCTATGCCGCCGCCGCGTCGGTCGGCATCATCGACGCCGAGGCCAACGCCGTGCTGACAGCCATCGTCATCATCTCCATGGTCATCACCCCGATCGCCATCCTCGGCCTGCGCTTTGTCCTGCCGCGCGACGAACAGACGCTCGAAGGCGTGGAGATCGCCGATGGGCTCGACGGCAGCGTGCTGGTCATCGGATTCGGCCGCTTCGGGCAGGTCGCGAGCCAGCCGCTGCTCCTGCAAGGCATGGACGTCTCCATCATCGACAACGACGTCGAGATGATCCAGGCGGCGGCGGATTTCGGCTTCAAGGTCTACTACGGCGACGGCACGCGGCTCGACATCCTGCACACGGCCGGCGCGGGGCGAGCGCGCGCGGTCCTGGTCTGCGTCGACAAGCCCGAGACCGCGCTCAGGATCGTGGAGCACCTCAAGACCGAGTTCCCGCTAACGCCCGTCCTTGCGCGCGCCTTCGACCGCGGCGCGGCGCTCGACCTCATCCATGCCGGCGTCGACTACCAGATCCGCGAGACCTTCGAATCGGCACTCTCGTTCGGCCGCGAGACACTGATGACGCTGGGAACCGATAAGGACGAGGCCGCCGAACTGATCGACGAGGTGCGCAGGCGCGACGGCGAACGGTTCGAGATGCAGCTGAGCGGCGGCATGTATGCCGGCACCGGCCTGCTCAAGGGCAATACCCCGACCCCGACGCCGCTGTCGCAGCCGAGGAAGCCGGGACAGGTGATGAACCCCGTTCCCCCTGCCCCCGAGACCGACGCAGCGGAGCGGTAG